The Streptomyces halobius genomic interval CAGCTCGCCCCTCTTCCTGTCTTCGCACTCGGCGAAATTCGAGTTACCCCGACTCGAAGGGATTGGCACCCCAACTCATATCAAAACGATAGAGCTACGACATGGCTAATCAATCAACAGGGCTGTTCTGGCCTCGATTCTTCAAGTGGCGAGTCGGGCTTCCACTCGGTTCTCAGGAACTCGAACCCGAGCGCCGGGTCGCGCGGAACCTCGATGTAGCCCGCGCGGGCGATCCCGTACTCGCCGCGACTCGCCGCGGCGGGCCGTGGTTCGATCGCCACGCCCGCCCCGCTTTTCCGTCACTGCCGCAGTAAACGCGTACACCTCACCCCGGCGGCCGGGATGCCCCGCTCAGGTCGCGATGATCGGGGTAGAGGCTCCGCCGCAGTAAATCGGCATTTGTTGTGGCACCACTCTGGCGGGCCGTCAGGCAACGGAAGTCCGATAAGCCGACCTCGAAGCGGATCCGCTGCTGCCTGACCGGATTGCTTACGACGCGTCGGCGATCTGGTGCCGGAGATGGTCGTAGGCCCAGGCGCCGAGGGTGGTCGGGGTGGTGGTCCGGACGGTGCGGCGCTGTTCGGGCACGAAGTTCTCGCGCAGGCCGGTCGACATTCCGAGCACGGCCTCGACCAGGCTGTCGGTCATACCCGCCTGGTGAAGCTGGGTGCGCATGGCGTCGTCGGTGATCCGTTCGACGCTGATCCGCCGACCGGTGGCAGCGGTGAGGATTTCGCTGACCTGTCGCCAGGTGAGGTCGGCGGGCCCGTGAACTGCTTGCACGCAACGTCCGGACCAGGCAGGAGAAAGCAGGCGGGTGGCGGCCACCTCGGCGATGTCGCGAGGCGCCACCCAGGCCATGGGTTGGTCGAGGGGAAGGATCACCTGGAGGGTGCCGGCGCGTAGGGCATCGAGTTGAAGTTCGAGATTGGTGAAGAAATAGCCGCAGCGGAGGTGGGTGACGTCGACGCCCGTGCCATCCAAAGCAGTCTCGGTGTGTGCCAGGCCGTCGATCTCGCCGGCGCCATGACGTTTCTCGGCGCCGACGCTGCTCTGGAAAACGACGCGGCCGATCCGGTTCTCGGTGACGGCGCGGACCACGCTGCTGGTGGCGCGGGCGTAGTCGGCGAGGGGATCCTCGCTGCCGGTGGTCGGGTCCACCCAGAACAGTGCGTCGATATCGTCGGTGGCGGCCACCACCGCGTCGGCGTCGTATTGGTCGACCGGCACGGCATCCACCTCGTCCTGGAACTCGGGAGCCAGTCGGCCGGGGTCGCGCAGTAAGACGCGCGGCCGGATCCCGGCGCGGACCAGTGCGGCGACGACGTGGCGGCCGACGTTGCCGGTCGGCGTAGTGACAGCGATCTGCACGGTTTCTTCCTCTCATCGGTGGCCCGACTGCAGATTAGGAGCCAAGGCGGCCGGAGCCTGTCCTCCTTTCCTGGAAGGCTGCTACCAGCCCCACGAATTCCCCGATGTGTCCATCGAACGCTGGTTGACCACCGACTTCGGCCGCGTCACTTCACGCTCACCCCGCTCTGCCGCCATGCCTGCTCGATGACTCGGCAGGGTCGGCGGCATCCCGGCCCGCAGGTCGGCGAGGAAGTTCGCCGAGCTCGTATGTGTGTAGGGCGGCAGCCCCAGGACGATCGCCTTGCCGATGCCGGACCAGCGCTGGTCGAGGGGGAGTTGTTCGGCGAAATTGCGAGGCGGGAGCCGACGGGGCGTTGAGAGGATGCCGGCGCGCTGCATGCCCGATACGAAAGGAACCGACGACCGTGCCTCGTGCCGTCACTTTGATCCGCTCCTCCGCACTGTCCGACGTCGCCGAGTACGCCTACGCGGCCACGGCGCCCGCCGAGTCACGGTTGGTCTTTCTCGCCGGAGCGTGTCCGCTCAATGCGGACGGCTCCACGGCAGCGATCGGGGACTATGCGGGCCAGGCAGCAAAAGCCGTCGAGAACATGCGGGCCGCTCTCGCCGATTCCGGCGCTTCACTCGGGGACGTCATCAGTACAAGGGTTCTTGTGGCGTCGGCCCGGCAGGAAGATCTGGTGGCCGCCTGGAAGGTGGTCCGCGACGCGTTCG includes:
- a CDS encoding RidA family protein, whose amino-acid sequence is MPRAVTLIRSSALSDVAEYAYAATAPAESRLVFLAGACPLNADGSTAAIGDYAGQAAKAVENMRAALADSGASLGDVISTRVLVASARQEDLVAAWKVVRDAFGDHDVPSTLLGVTVLGYDDQLVEIEAIAAVLDQRRA
- a CDS encoding NAD(P)H-binding protein, with the translated sequence MQIAVTTPTGNVGRHVVAALVRAGIRPRVLLRDPGRLAPEFQDEVDAVPVDQYDADAVVAATDDIDALFWVDPTTGSEDPLADYARATSSVVRAVTENRIGRVVFQSSVGAEKRHGAGEIDGLAHTETALDGTGVDVTHLRCGYFFTNLELQLDALRAGTLQVILPLDQPMAWVAPRDIAEVAATRLLSPAWSGRCVQAVHGPADLTWRQVSEILTAATGRRISVERITDDAMRTQLHQAGMTDSLVEAVLGMSTGLRENFVPEQRRTVRTTTPTTLGAWAYDHLRHQIADAS